The region ATGAGGGGCGATTATTCCTGTCGTTTCATGTGCATGGGTGGCTGCCGTTTCAGAGCGTGTTCATTATGGGGGCAACAGCGGAAGAGAGAGCGACGCCCTACTGTCGACGGCTGCAAACAGACGCAAAAAGAAATGCACTGACGCATGACGTGGCTGCATGTTAGAGAAACGGACGCACATGTGGAAGCCTTGCTGAGTTGGAGTAGCTGCATGTCAAGATAAATTGGTTAGAGAGGATGAACTTCTTAggtactatatactccctccgttcccaaataattgtctttctagccatctcaagtggactacaacatacggatgtatgtagacatgttttagagtgtagattcactcgttttgctccgtatgtagtcacttgttgaaatctctagaaagacaattatttaggaacagagggagtaggatATATGATTCTTATCCCATTCAGTTGTAACGAACAGAGTGGTAACGAACAAACAGTGATAATTAAGCTTCCACCCAAAGCATCGGGGACATATTTAGTACGACAGCATATACAGAGCACACACATCTTCATTTGGATAtagcatgttccaaccaggaacgcaCGGGATCAGCGATGCACAATGGACCAGGTGACCTTCACCAGCACACAATGGACCAAGTGACCTTCACCAGCATCTTATAGTCGCCACAAGTGATTTTCTCTTCATCATAGTTGCCGCGCTTTGGAGTAAACTCAACGGTGCCGACACCACTGGTAGCAGCGGCAACGGTCAACAGGAGCGTCTCATCAATAGAGACACTGACCACGCGGCCCGCTGTTTGCAGGATCCCACCCTCACCAGCTGTTAGCATCCCAGCAAGTTCgctatcatgtactccctccgttcctaaatataagtctttgtagagattctactaggtggactacatacgaagcaaaatgaatgaatctaaacttaaactgcatctatatacatccgtatgcggtCTATAGTGAaatttctacaaagacttacatttaggaacggagggagtagcataatGTCACATGGAAAGCTGCTAGTGCGAGCGACGATTTTCCCATGGAAATCAACAGGTCCCTCGAGGATCCTCGCCTCAACGGTGCCCTCCACCGCATTACTTACAAACGTGTAGTTCAAATCCAATGTGCTGTGCATGCTGACAAGCTCTCCGGTTTGAACCTGGTATTTCGGTGGATATGAGAGTCTTTTGATGCCATTAATCTCCATTAAGCCTTTGCTAACTCTCTTGTCATTCACCTTTCTGCCATTCACATCCTTGACCTTCAGATCAACTTCGAAGATTATTGAATCACATATCATCAGTCCTCTCTTCGGGCCAGTCAAAACCAACGCATCATTCTGCAAAGGAATTTTGAATAAGCACGGTGCTTACTTAGCTCTAGGTTAAACCGGAAAAATGCGGTTGGAATTTATGAATCGAGGGTCTAAAGCAATAATACCTTGGAGCTGATGTTTTGGCAATCGTCCTTGCCACGCTGGAATAAATAGACGCGTTGGCGATCCAGACTGTCCCTGGCTATGATGGTGCCGTATACATTGAGCGGGTATCCGTACTCGGAGGAAACGACAATGACGGAGACAATATTTGCCGAGTTACAGAACCCGAACCCCTCCTCTGGGAAGATCCTGTCAGTATTGTGCATCGCACCAACAGGTGCTGCCAAAAGAAGAGAATAAATTATGAATCAAGAATGAACCAAATGTAGTCCTCAAAATTAGTTCTCCATCTATCTAGGATGCAGCAGTGAGCTAGCAGAGCTGCACTACTTATTTAGGCAAAACATCAGCATATAGTTTTCTTTTTGACAGTAACTAGACTTTATTTCTCAAATGATGGTCATAAAAACATCATATAGTTGGGCAAAACATAGGATTATGCACGCGTGTATAACCTGTACCTGATCGAACTGGGCTGGACGATTCGCATTTAAATTCAGATCAGACGCACAACTAGGTCGCCAAACTAAAAAGCCTAGCCGTGGAGTAATCGAAAGATAACAAGTGATGAGGCGTAGTGGCGTACACTCCATGTTGAGGTCGAGCGTGGAGTGCTGGAAGCGGGTGAAAACGTAATCGCCCTCCTTGGGGTCGTAGTCGCTGAACCTAGGATCTAGAGGGTTCGGccccttctcttcctcctcctcctcctcctcctgctgctgctgctgcttctgcttcttccgTGGCCGCGCGCTCGccctcccctctctctccgtggaagaagaggaagggaagactcgccgccggccatggagtTAGGGCTCGGGGGTCGGGGCTCCAAGGAACGAGTGGGATGGAAGGGAGCGAGGAGGACCGACCTGCTCGATCGACCGCGTGTGATCGGGTGCGAACGAGGAGTGTGTATCGGTTTTGAACCTTTGGATCTGAAGACCAAGAAGCAATGCGAACCATTGATAGAGTCCATCCCATGGTCTAAAATGATGAGATTCACAACTACAGTACTCCCTCCATCAAGAAATAGCTAATATCATTAGCAGTCATAAAACTTGCGTTGGATGTTCAGTTTGGTGCTAAAACTTATAAAATGCGGATTTGCGGTCATCTAACTTGTTGTTTGATGCAAATACGGTGCTTTCTACTGTATCTGAGCGTACACTTTGCACGCATGACATGCCAGTGTGGCAGCGGGTCCATATTTCAGTGGCTAGGAGTAAAAATTTCCAGATAACTCCCTAGATTATTTTAATTACACAAAAAGGCTAAGTGAGACACACTTGTCAGTGAACAGTATAAGAAGAAAAAGGTAAATATCGTATGGGTGTGGCGGGATTCAAACGCACGACCTTTAAAAGGCACGCACACCAGGTGCACTAACACACCATCGCCTTTTGTTGAATTAGAAGGCCTTTTGTTGAATTAGAAGGATAACTAACACTATAACCCTACTGTTAGAACACCTGGGCCTCCTAACTCAAATGGCTAAGATCAATGGAGCGCATTTTGTACGTTTGAATATTTTTAGAAATTTGTATGTAAATTATGATCTTAATAATGAAATATATTTATGGATTACAAATTTTTTGTATAATTTAAAGTAATCCAAATATTTGTAAAATTACAATTTGAAAATATTATCCAAAAACTGTATTGCTCATAGATGAGCGATTATTTTAACATAAAAATAAGTGTGCCGTTAGGTCTCAAACCCACGAGGCCGAGAGCAAAGACACCCTTCACGCTCTATTGCCTATACATACATAAGATGATTAGTAAATCAAAAGGTTCAATATAAGTTTGAATATTAAATAAACATATGCTCCCCTGTAAACAAACATAAGACCGTTTggttcactactttagtgatctaaacgctattATATTTTTTACGGTGGGAGTATTTAGTAAAACGTAAATAATAGTATTATGTTCAAATATTTCTATGTTAGAAATATTATACGTACAAACAACGATTAGTGAATAAGACATTTAAATATAAACCTATGTATTGTATTAGACATGACTGAATATTCATATCAACAATTTAAAATTTAAAATATGAATATGTAATTAAATGGAAAGTGAACTATATAAATGTACGTATAATTATTCAAATGTTTGAATaattaaaataatattttggagtgtAATTTTTGTAATATTGGTATTATTCTAAATTATATCAACATTTAAGTAATTCACAAATACTTTTTTAaatatataaatattttaaataatACAAGAACATTTTGGAAGTAATTTTTTCGCTCGTATTAACAAAATTTATAACATGAATATTTAAACATTATTGTTTTGACCAAGATCATAATTTACATACTATCTACAAGTTTCTAAAAAGAAAGTCAAAGGTGCAAAATGGGCTGCACTGATCATAGGCTATTTGAGCTGACATGCCCACGTGTTTTAGAACATAGCTATACGAGGTAGTACCCCTCAAAAAGAAGAGCTATAAGAGGTAGTTATCCTTGTGACTTGTGAGGAATCATGTGTCATTCGGCGGGGTGGTAGACCAGGTGTGCGCATATTTTTCTGAAGGTTCGAGTACGGGCCCTGTTAAACGAATATTACAATTTTTTCTCTCTTATACTTTTCACTGACAGATGGGTCTCATCAAGCCACTGATATGTGGGCCACTGCCACGCTGGCATGTCACACAGGCAAGGTGTACACCCAAAGCACTGTATTTGCACCACACGATAAGTTAGATGACCATAAATCGTATTTTACAAGTTTTAGCATCAAATTGAACATTCAATGCAAGTTCTATAACCGTGAGTGATATTACCTCTTAATATAAGACCATTTAGATCCGAGTACTGATGAAGGTAGTGCAGTTTTCTAGAACCGTCGTAGATTATCAATGCTAGAAAAGTCCACCTACTTGCTGATGTCCATTCGTGCGTGTAGCTGGCCTGATGCTCGCCTCTAACGCACacattttttcgataaagggcgatTTTATTATCTTAAATATAGCATTAAGCGGATACAAAACATTATGAGTAACATCCGAcctctgcataattaggatgcacacagccaaatatCAAAGTCTGACACTAGAAAAAGTAAGAAAACCGACAAAACGACAACAGTAGAGTCCTATGGACCGACATTTTGCCTATGTCGAACTCGGCGGTGGATCGATCCGgaggttatgctgccacccatgttggaaaAAAACCTCCATAGCCGTCTGCTCCAACCGCGTACACACCCCCTTGAACAGCGGTTGGTGCTCCGCCTGTTGTAGCGTAGACCACGTATGAAGCAAGTGCGTacaacggaaaataacctgcaaaggagaagcatttttgtcattaagaatcaaatcatttctacatagccaaagcggccATAGTAAGGCATACGCCCCCACCCTTATTAGCGTCTTGAAACTATTTGAAATTccgtccaaccaatgaccaaatATATTGGCAATACTCATtggcggatacaaatttgacgctatttggatcgtgcaaacttgcattggaaaaagaggtgtttgattgtctcgtcatgagcACAAAAGCAACACTTCTTACTTCCTGGCCAGTTGCGCCGTGCAAGATTGTCTTTAGTTAGCACAACTcccctacgaagataccacatAAAGATTTTAACTTTTAGTCGAATCTTAGACTTCCAAATTTTCTTGTTATTATTCATTGGCACCTCGGAAGGCATAAGCGCACGGTACATCGAGTCTACTGTGTAAGACCCTGATGTTGTGAGTTTCCAGTGAAACACATCCCGGCCTTGTGTCAGATTAATCGAATCCAGACGGGataaaagattatgccatgacaaaagtcgggggccaatcaaatcccgcctGAACGAAATATTCGGCGGGGTTGACCTAAGCACTTGCGCAATAGTATTACTCTTATCGCGAGCAATGGCATATAAGGCTGGGTATTGCTCTCggagactggcattgcctagccatATGTCTTCCCAGAAACGAACCTCTAACCCATCCAttatcgcgaaagacccaaagcgaaaAAGATGTCTCTTTGCCGCCAATAGGCCAGCTCAAAAGTGTGAATCGCCAGGTTTCCAATAAGCCTGAGACACCGCCTTTTGCCCTAGATACTTGTTGCGCAAtatggtttgccaaacaccatcctcagtaagaagtttgaacaaccatttactaagtagggcctcattcttgacctgtaggtcatgaattccaaggccaccttggtctttcggcctacaagCCACGCTCCATTTGGCCAGTCTATATTTTTTCTTTTCATCATCTCCctgccaaaagaatctggatctaaAATAGTCCAGTCTTTGGAGGACCCCTTTTGGAAGTTGGAAgaaagaaagcatatagagaaccatatttgtgaggacagagTTAATTAAAACCAACCGTCCTCCAACTGAGAGCAATTTGCCTTTCCAACTGCTCAGTCGTTTCTCTAGACGCTCCTCAGCATGCTTCCACTCCGCAATGGTGAGACGCCGATAGTGAACTGGTATTCCCAGATATTTAATTGGGAATTGACCATGTGCACAACCAAACAGGTCAGCGTAATCTGCAGCCGCCTCAaccgcttctccaaagcagaaaagatcacttttatgaaagttaattttgAGCCCAGACATTTGCTCAAATGCTGAAAGCAAGAGTTTCAGGTTTCCAGCATTGTCcaggtcatgttccataaaaagaattgtgtcatcggcatattgcaaaatagagagaccaccatccacaaggtgtggCACTACTCCTGCAATCTGTCCGTCCTGCTTGGCACGCTCAATCAGAATAGCCAACATGTCAACAACAATGTTAAATAACATCGGGGACATGGGGTCACCCTGCCGTAGTCCTTTTTTTGTCTGGAAATAATGGCCTAatcatcattgactttgatggccaCACTGCCTCCAGTTACAAAATTTTGGATCCATTGGCGCCATTTATCAGAGAAACCTTTCATTCTTAGGGCCTGTTGGAGGAAAGACCATTTGACCTTGTCATAGGCCTTCTCAAAGTCGATTTTAAATACTACTCCACTCATGTTTTTCCGGTGCATCTCATGAATGGTC is a window of Triticum dicoccoides isolate Atlit2015 ecotype Zavitan chromosome 2B, WEW_v2.0, whole genome shotgun sequence DNA encoding:
- the LOC119360166 gene encoding uncharacterized protein LOC119360166, translating into MARRDPMREGRASARPRKKQKQQQQQEEEEEEEEKGPNPLDPRFSDYDPKEGDYVFTRFQHSTLDLNMESPVGAMHNTDRIFPEEGFGFCNSANIVSVIVVSSEYGYPLNVYGTIIARDSLDRQRVYLFQRGKDDCQNISSKNDALVLTGPKRGLMICDSIIFEVDLKVKDVNGRKVNDKRVSKGLMEINGIKRLSYPPKYQVQTGELVSMHSTLDLNYTFVSNAVEGTVEARILEGPVDFHGKIVARTSSFPCDIMLLPPFLNVIHDSELAGMLTAGEGGILQTAGRVVSVSIDETLLLTVAAATSGVGTVEFTPKRGNYDEEKITCGDYKMLVKVTWSIVCW